The following proteins come from a genomic window of Triticum aestivum cultivar Chinese Spring chromosome 6A, IWGSC CS RefSeq v2.1, whole genome shotgun sequence:
- the LOC123129513 gene encoding protein MEI2-like 7, with the protein MAATGLNAYARPYSRRSARAHHAPPKPHPFMTPEHHGAAGYRPPCPLAANHSRAAFPERHYPGPLPPRPFFREHVAGPRPHHGRPRGPMLDPEKLYARAVHSFNHKHKARAAAAGKGKGGGPATRALLPAAPPCGPRGQRGRGRSEVYVPAARGGGRERSPSPALTRRRAWPVPPPAWAWHGRSRTTVMIRNIPNKLTRPSMMKLLDDHCARVNRRRGPAAYDFLYLPMDFRQRCSNKGYAFVNFTTAEAARGLHYALHGRGWHRSLGSAKIINIAAAYMQGRHRLVRHFSRSTFACHTDEYLPAVFSPPRDGTADPPPAEPRHLGRRVPPRVPAVQPAQQLVWVRRGEAIASQLATPSMVT; encoded by the exons ATGGCAGCGACGGGGCTCAACGCGTACGCGCGGCCATACAGCCGCCGCTCCGCCCGCGCCCACCACGCCCCGCCAAAGCCCCACCCTTTCATGACGCCGGAGCACCACGGCGCCGCCGGCTACCGGCCGCCTTGCCCCCTCGCCGCCAACCACTCCCGCGCCGCCTTCCCCGAGCGCCACTACCCCGGCCCCCTCCCGCCGCGGCCTTTCTTCCGCGAGCACGTCGCCGGGCCGCGTCCTCACCACGGCCGTCCGCGCGGGCCCATGCTCGACcccgagaagctgtacgcgcgggCGGTGCACAGCTTCAACCACAAGCACAAGGCGCGAGCGGCCGCGGCCGGGAAGGGCAAGGGAGGAGGACCCGCGACTCGCGCTCTCCTGCCGGCGGCACCGCCGTGCGGGCCGCGGGGGCAGCGGGGCAGGGGCAGGAGCGAGGTGTACGTGCCGGccgcgcgcggcggagggcgggaGAGGTCGCCGTCGCCGGCGCTGACGAGGCGGAGGGCGTGGCCGGTGCCCCCGCCGGCCTGGGCCTGGCACGGCCGCAGCCGCACCACCGTCATGATCCGCAACATCCCCAACAAGCTCAC CCGCCCCTCGATGATGAAGCTGCTGGACGACCACTGCGCCCGCGTGAACAGGCGGCGCGGCCCCGCCGCGTACGATTTCCTCTACCTGCCCATGGACTTCAG GCAGCGGTGCAGCAACAAGGGGTACGCCTTCGTCAACTTCACGACGGCCGAGGCGGCGCGCGGGCTGCACTACGCCCTGCACGGCCGCGGCTGGCACCGCTCGCTCGGCAGCGCCAAGATCATCAACATCGCCGCCGCCTACATGCAG GGCCGGCACAGGCTGGTGAGGCACTTCAGCCGCTCCACCTTCGCGTGCCACACCGACGAGTACCTCCCGGCCGTCTTCTCGCCGCCGcgcgacggcaccgccgacccgcCCCCGGCCGAGCCCAGGCACCTCGGCCGACGTGTTCCCCCGCGCGTCCCCGCCGTCCAGCCGGCGCAGCAGCTGGTGTGGGTGCGTCGAGGCGAGGCTATCGCTAGCCAGCTAGCCACTCCAAGCATGGTCACCTGA
- the LOC123129515 gene encoding trihelix transcription factor GTL1-like yields MYKLYQSELDAITPEQVIWGPLDRKRQRKIKDWDKHHRNQRRRLLSGPGAAEKPPTTEASSFPADDMLGDSGGNGGGGPWPVRNQWPREETLALIRIRSEMAAAFRDAAVRGKVPLWIWEEVSGKLAELGYERRSAKKCREKLGGMHRSYKRAEQSRAGRQDGRTYRFSEALDALHAATARAWLQKHQEQLLMVLGGRGPPQPHAAFSAPRPMSAMPPPPPPPPRFPIMPAPVSWAAPAAAVELPQPPPVCLQGLSVPSMSESGSDDDDGPEDGEMAAATGDGPGGLGKRKRGGVRKKMMAFVEGLMKQVVERQEEMQQRFLAAMEKREAERAAREEAWRRQEVARLKREQEQRAHERAAAAARHASVIAFIQRVGGQAAQVPPVVFPTPMPTPTPTPMQFQTSLPSQATPEPIAAAPLQRHPPPQPRQKLPPRRATPPPPQQQQAIPAAPLQWQPPPPRATPPQPIPAAPLQWQPPPQPPQAQHKEMTREEAHCPRLQPAHHHSPWLPPPWSSASPKFADHSLQQS; encoded by the exons ATGTACAAGTTGTACCAGAGCGAGCTtgacgcgatcacgcctgagcag GTGATATGGGGGCC gttggataggaaaagGCAGCGGAAGATTAAGGATTGGGACAAGCATCACAGAAA CCAGCGCCGTCGCCTCCTCTCCGGACCTGGTGCCGCCGAGAAGCCGCCCACCACCGAGGCCAGCAGCTTCCCCGCCGACGACATGCTCGGCGACtccggcggcaacggcggcggcgggccgTGGCCTGTCCGCAACCAGTGGCCGCGGGAGGAGACGCTGGCGCTCATCAGGATCCGGTCGGAGATGGCCGCCGCCTTCCGCGACGCCGCCGTCAGGGGCAAGGTTCCCCTCTGGATCTGGGAAGAGGTCTCCGGCAAGCTCGCGGAGCTCGGCTACGAGAGGAGGAGCGCCAAGAAGTGCAGGGAGAAGCTCGGGGGCATGCACAGGTCCTACAAGCGCGCCGAGCAGAGCCGGGCCGGCAGGCAGGACGGCAGGACCTACCGCTTCTCCGAGGCGCTCGACGCGCTGcacgccgccaccgcccgcgcGTGGCTGCAGAAGCACCAGGAGCAGCTGCTGATGGTCCTCGGCGGCCGCGGCCCCCCGCAGCCGCACGCCGCCTTCTCGGCGCCGCGGCCGATGAGCgcaatgccgccgccgccgccgccgccaccgaggttCCCGATCATGCCGGCTCCTGTTTCCTGGGCGGCgcctgcggcggcggtggagctcccccagccacctccCGTCTGTCTGCAAGGCCTGAGCGTCCCGTCCATGTCCGAGTCTGGgtccgacgacgacgacgggcccGAGGACGGCGAgatggcggcggcgaccggcgacggCCCGGGCGGCCTCGGCAAGCGCAAGCGCGGCGGCGTCAGGAAGAAGATGATGGCTTTCGTGGAGGGGCTGATGAAGCAGGTCGTCGAGAGGCAAGAGGAGATGCAGCAGCGGTTCCTGGCGGCCATGGAGAAGAGGGAGGCGGAGCGCGCGGCGCGGGAGGAGGCCTGGCGCCggcaggaggtggcccggctcaAGCGCGAGCAGGAGCAGCGCGCGCACGAGCGCGCCGCGGCGGCCGCGCGTCACGCCTCCGTCATCGCCTTCATCCAGCGCGTCGGCGGGCAGGCCGCGCAGGTCCCGCCCGTCGTCTTCCCtacgccgatgccgacgccgacgccgacgccgatgcAGTTCCAGACGTCGCTGCCGTCTCAGGCCACACCGGAGCCCATCGCAGCCGCGCCGCTCCAACGCCACCCACCGCCGCAACCTCGACAGAAGCTGCCGCCGCGACGAGccacaccaccgccgccgcagcagcagcaggCCATCCCAGCTGCGCCGCTCCAATGGCAGCCACCGCCGCCGCGAGCCACGCCGCCGCAGCCCATCCCAGCCGCGCCGCTCCAATGgcagccgccgccgcaaccaccacAGGCACAGCACAAGGAAATGACGCGGGAAGAGGCGCACTGCCCCCGACTTCAGCCGGCTCATCATCACTCGCCCTGGTTACCGCCGCCATGGAGCAGTGCTTCTCCCAAGTTTGCAGATCACAGCTTGCAGCAGTCGTAG